The window TTTGCCATGCCTTTGACACAGATAGCCAGATCCTTGGTCATGAAGCCAGCCTCGATGGTCTCAATGCAGACAACCTCCAGGGCCTCAGCAAACACACGCAGCTCTGCGTTGTCATCCAGCTTCGCCCGGTGCAGCAGCCCCCGCGACCACGCAAAGATGGACGCTGCGCACACGCGACCATAACACATAAGGGACATCTTTTCCTAGGTCCTTGTATTGCCTTTATTTATCTTGGCTGGTACATTCAGATCTAAAAACTGTGAAAAGGAAGAAGCTAGACTAGAGGATTTAAGAGCAGGTATTATCAGTCATAGAGATACCATTTGTTCTATTTACCAATGGGGTTGGTGGAGGTCTCCTTGCCCTGTTGGTGCTGTCTGTAGTGGCGTGTCACTGTACCGTGGGCAGCCTCTGACTCTACTGTACGACCGTCAGGACAGATGAGCACGCTGGTCATCATACCCAGGGACCCGTAGCCTGGTGGACACACAAATACATCTGTCGCAAAGTGCTGAACAGCAAACTAGAGCTAAACGCTTTTACAGCCAGAAGGGGCGACTGCTTATTTAGTTGTTGGTTTTTGCCTCATTCTCCTCATTATCCTGGAACTCCTGTTGCTAAAAGTGTAACTCAATTTCTATCAGAATACAGTGTATAGTCTGCCTTGAAAACCTACAGCTAAGGTGAGAAATATAGCAATGTAGCCAATGACATTGTTTTCATTCAGAAAGCCTAGCTAAACAGTAACTCACTTCATGATACTGTTTACCCCTCAGAGCTAGCTACTGTAGTACACAATCTCACCTTGTGCTACTGTTTATCCCTCAGAGCTAGCTACTGTAGTACACAATCTCACCTTGTGCTACTGTTTATCCCTCAGAGCTAGCTACTGTAGTACACAATCTCACCTTGTGCTACAGAGTCAGACTGAACGTCTCCGTCGTAGTTCTTGCAGGCCCAGATGAATCCTCCATCAGACTTCATGGCCTGAGCCACCATGTCATCAATCAGACGATGCTCATACCAGATCCCCTTCTGCTCAAACTTAGAGCGGTACTCCCTGCGACACACACGGGAACAGGTCTGAGGACAGGGTTTACACACCTAAACCTCAAACTGTCCATTCTAAACTAGTGAGTCATACATTGAAAAGAGGCATggtagttgggggggggggggggcttgcctgCCATTGACCATATATCAACCATTTTTTTATTGATAATGATCATGATCATGTTTCATGTGTATGATCTACTTCCTGAAAAATATATTGCTAATAGGGACAATAATGATTTACCCGACTTGATTAAATGTTCTGCGGTTAGGCAGTCTTACTTCTCGTAGATCTCCTGGAAGATATCTTTGAAGCGGCCATCATACTTCTTGAGGATGGTGTTCTTGGTGCTGAGGTACAGAGGCCAGCCTTTAACCAGGCCCATTTGGAAGGAGCTGTGGGCAAAGTCCCTGATGGAGCTGTCGGTGTTGTACATCCCCAGAGCCACACCACCTGaacctggaggacagagagacagacacatgcatCATTCTCATGTAGATACGGTacacagtcacacaaacacacacaaagaaacatgcatgcacacacacacagcctcattaaGACAGCCTTTTCTCACTCAAACAGAACGATGGCGCCAACCTTAAATCAAAGTTCAAGGTTTGTCTAGAGTAGGTTCAGGAAAGGGAGGTCCATGGCAGATTTATCCTACAAGCAGAGTTAAATCAGATAACGCTGGTCTCATTTTGTAATATTTACACTGCACACATAATGTAAAGATAGTCAATACGATGTACCCAGGCTGGCACAATAGGCTAACACAGTGTTATATAAGGGAGACAATCTGTACTGGACATTATTACCTATACAAGAACAAAGATATATATTTTCATCGACAAGTAAACATGTTGCTTGACCTTCAAAGTCGTGGACTACAAAGTTCATTGGCTCCCCAGACTTGGGTGTGAATTTCATCTCCAATCTCCCAGGCCCTGGTACTACAAAGTCTGTGGCCTTGTACTGTGAAAAGAGGCAGGAGAACAGGTCAATAGATGTAATACAGACAGGACTCCATCTAGTGGAGGAAAACAGCAATGCCACCCCCTGTCTGGTGCAACAGGCAATAATGGCAGACCCTGGttgtgaccccactctccaagGGCATCTCAGAAGGATATGCTAACAGTTCTTTATGAACAGATGACAGGTTACAATGCTGTTGTATATTGGGCTAATATGAAACATTATTCCGAATGGCTTCTACCAAATCAGGAGTGTGGATGCAGCAGAACAAGCAAATGGAGAAATAGCAGTAAAACATGTATCATGCATCCAGGCCGTAACGCGGCACGATTCTCAACAATCAGTAACCAACCCAGCGCTCACCTCATCTGTCATTTCATCATATTAACTATGGCATGGTGCCAAGTACATGTTCTATTATCCTCTAGCTGCTGTACAGTATGAATGATGTAGCAGTTTCAGACTTGGATCCAGGGAGACAAGTATCAACATCATGGTCCAAAGGGCAACAGATCCACTTAATCAGTGACTGACTGAGCCTTCAGCGACAACACCAGGCTGACCATCTGTCTCCCTGTGAGCAGGCCTGACAACCACAGCTCTAGTCGGCATGAGGTTAACATGTGATCAACTGGGTCGGTTACTGATTTTGAGACCTGTGTACAAGATCTCCCTTCTTAGAAAACGTGTTAACAGATACAAGGAACTAATAAACACATTGCGTCGTCTACCTACGGCCTAGCATCCATCCTTCCACCTTTGAGGGAATCAATTACCTTAAAAAAATGGTAGATTTAAGGAAGCGAGGTAGGAAGAAGGGCCTAGAGAGCGACCTTGAGACTCATTAGGGGTGTAGGGAGTAAAGAAGGGTTGATGAATGGTTAGTAAGGGTTCTACTGCTGAACGGTTGGTAAAAGGTTACCTGGTCTCCGTGGGCGTGCCTGCCGATGATGATGGGTTTGACCCAGCCGGGCACAAGGCGAGGGATGTTCTTACAGATGATGGCCTCCCTGAACACGGTGCCTCCCAGGATGTTACGGATGGTTCCATTGGGCGAACGCCACATCTGCTTCAACTTGAACTCCTCCACCCGGTTCTCGTCCGGCGTGATGGTGGCACACTTAATGCCCACGTTGTATCGTCGCGTCGCTTCCGCCGCCTCAACGGTAACCTTGTCGTCCGTGGCGTCGCGGTTCTCCATGCCTAGGTCGTAGCTGATGGAAGTGCAGGGAGGGGGTAGCAGAAGAGAGGGGCAGGGAAGGGGGTAGGGAGAAAGTAGAATTTAGTTACAGTCAGGTTTCATGGAAGGGCAAATGCCATGAAAAGTGTGTGGGCCTGTGAAACTAATCTCTGacatattattatttgttttacagtTGGCTATTCTATGATACAATCATATTTAATTATGATACAATTGGTGTATTTTTTTAAGTTTGATTTGGATCTattttagtccccatttggactaatcttaaacagtccttaaacattaaaatacaaacacattttcacatataaTACACTATTACAAACATGCATAATATACtagcataatgacccaataaatactcaatctaaaaaatattgattcttcatctactatagtcccacaacatttctatgtattatatttaaaattgttttaaaataatgtttaaatgtatatattgaaaggtttctagtttgctcagttaatttattccaTTTCTCTATGGCTctaaatcaaaatgttattttgcttatttctcttttctgtctgaataacgcatagatggtggacaatctattcctagtatttacagaatgtctgtctcttaccaactgaataccgttgtgaatagaacttggccgttttaaatgatgcatattatgaaataaaataagcatgttttttttccaattgtcttgtcgattgatgaccaaccaagaacactgAGCATGAcctgcaacagaagaaccatatctccacctgaaaacaatccttgctgctttgttctgtgcattctgcagcctcctaacttcacttgatgatgcatttccccagaccgccgaacagtagttcacctgactcttGGTTTTAAACCTTCTATAATGAAGTCCGTGGGAATTCCCAATCCAAACCGCTACCTCAGATGACTGAACCACCTCACCATGAGTTCCCTGTCCCCTGCTCTACCAGTTCACAGAGCCACACTGTAGCAAAGCAGCATGGGACCCAGGAAACAAAGCCTTTCGGTTAACATTTTTGTCAgtaacctacacacaatacctcaaagtggaataatgtttttagacatttttacaaatgaaaagctgaaatgtcctgtgtcaataattattcaacccctttgttatggcaagcctaactAAGATCAGGagtaaaatgtgcttaacaaatcacatggactctgtgtgcaataagtgtttaacatgatttttgaatgaccacctcatctttgtaacccacacatacagataattgtaaggtccctcagaagagcagtgaatttcaaacacagattcaacctcaaagaccagggaggttttcaacgcctcgcaaagaagggcacctattggtagatgggtaaaaaaaaaaggagacattgaatatcccgtcgagcatggtaaagttattaattacactttggatggagtATGAATAgacccagtcactataaagatgcattgtgtcccaccacccgccaacctctTTTTCCACTTCTGCTACTCTCTATCCatcatttatgcatagtcacttcaaaccatacctacatgtacatactacctcaataagcctgactaacaggtgtctgtatatagccttgctactcttattttcaaatgtctttttactgttgttttatttctttggcacacacacacacctatttttcctcgcactattggttagagcctgtaagtaagcatttcactgtaaattcagtgaaatgttgtattcagcatttcactgtaaattcagtgaaatgttgtattcagcatttcactgtaaggtctacacatgttgtattcagcgcacttgacaaataaactttgatttgatacaggcgtccttcctaactaagttgacggagaggaaggaaacctctcagggatttcaacatgaggccaatggtgagtttaaaacagttaagagtttaatgcctgtgaaaggagaaaacagaggatggaTGAAAAACagttactccacaaaactaacctaaatgacagagtgaaaagaaggaagcctgtacagaataaaaatatactCTCAAACATGCATcccgtttgcaacaaggcactaaagtaatactgaagaaaaaaatgtggcaaagcaattcattcacttgtcctgaatacaaagtgtaacatttagggcaaatccaatacaacatattactgagttccactctccatattttcaagcatagtggtggctgcatcatattatgagtatgcttgtaatcgttgaGGACTGGGGAGTTTCACCAGGATAAAAACCAAACAGAATGTAGCTAaacacagacaaaatcctagaacaaaacctggttcattctgctttccATCATACATTGGAAGATTAatacacctttcagcaggacaataatcgaaaacacaaggccaaatctacacaggagttgcttacaaagaagacagtgaatattcctgagtggccgagttacatttttgacttaaatctacttgaaaatctatggcaagacctgaaaatggttgtctagcaatgatcaacaaccaatatgacagagcttgaagaattaataaaatggacaaatgttgcacaatccaggtgtggaacgctcttagacttacccagaatgactcacagctgtaatcggtgcctaaggtgattctaacaagtattgacttagggggtcgaatacttaccaaaatcaagatatattagtgttttccCCCCCTTTTCATATCAACTTTGACATTAGTGTTTTGtatagatcattgacaaaaaaatacaattaaaaacatttttaatccTACTTattaacaaattgtggaaaaagtaaaggggtatgaatactttctgaaggcactgttgaAGATTCTAACAGACAAAACTCCATCTTTACCCGCTGCTGCGTGACTGAACAAATTAATTGCTCCTCTGAAAGACCCAACACATCCTCGCAAGGGATGGGGATGCTCTGCTCACAACAACAAGGTAGTGTAGGAAGGAACACCAGTTTCATCACCCCACAAAAATAGAACTTTGTGTGCACACGTACTTCCAAAAAGACAAGACTAAGCATAAATACCCAGAATTTGCTTGTAGGCCTTTCCTTGTGGAAACTGAGGCCTTCAGAAACTACTCTTCATCCAGTTCTCattccactcccctcctctcctccttagcCTAGTATTACAACAATGTGCTGCACCACAGAAATACTGTACGTTAGATAAGAAATATTAGGATACACAACCACAGATCAGCACACAGTAGAGGTGTAACTCAATGTCACTGTGAAACACCACACACAATCTCGGAGACGGTGTGAAACAGCACTACAGGCTTTGTGTAATTGTGTGTGATGGAGATAAGCTGCACTGCCTCCTGAGAGGGCCGTTTATGAAGTCTGAGGGATTGACCAAGATGACCCTTCCACTCACACCACATCCCCCACCACAATGAATCCATTCCTAAAACTAATGAGGGTGccctacagacacacagaaaccGAGTCAACAGGAATAACACAACCCACCAAGAAGCCCCCCCACCTCAAGCTATCAGTTAGGCATTCTTGCATGACCAACTTCACAGATGCCACAATTtgatatattaaaaaaatactaaaaaaataaaaaacttcccTGGACATTTGTAATGACAGAGGTTAGGTCATGGGTTTGGAACGCTTGGAGGTTTGTATGACTTGACTGTGCTCATATAATTACTATTACACCTTATCTTCTTGCATTAATACTGAAAATATTGTGGGAAAAAAAGCACGAACTCATAAGCTCTTACAAACCGACCTTATGGATATATTCCGGGCCTTTAACTTAACGGTccaaactcaacttcaaaactgagtttaagacagagggtgaggtcaTGTGAATTGTGATATTAACTGCACTGCAGCTGAactcctgggtgtgtgtgtgttaattctgTCAACAAAAATAATGAAATTCATCAAACACCTATTTTCAGTGGCAATTAACTAGAAGATAACAGACTAAATAGACCCAGAAAAAAACTCAATGGAAATAATTTTAATTTCAGTTGATGAAAATGACACTAGACTAAATTATCTCAGACTAAAATCTGACTAGTAAATGGAATGGGCAAGAGTTTTTGGAGAGATTGAACAGCTCTCCAAACTCATTAAAAAGAGAAAAGTCCCCTTTTCAGGCcccggtctttcaaagataattcgtaaaaatccaaataacttcacagatcttcattgtaaaggttttaaactctgtttcccatgcttgttcaatgaaccataaacaattaatgaacatgtacctgtggaacagtcgttaagacactaacagtttacagacggtaggcaattaaggtcacagttatgaaaacttaggacactaaagaggcttttctactgactctgaaaaagaccaaaataaagatgcccaggtccctgctcatctgtgtgaacgtgccttaggcatgctgcaaggaggaatgaggactgcagatgtggtcagggcaataaattgcaatgtccgtactgtgagacgcctaagacagtgctacagggagacaggatggacagctgatcgtcttcacagtggcagaccacgtgtaacaacacctgcacaggatcggtacatctgaacatcacacctgcgggacaggtacaggatggcaacaacaactgcccgagttaggcaaaaagtgctcttcattgatgagtcgcggttttgtctcaccaggggtgatggtcgaatTCACGTTtgttgtcgaaggaatgagcattacaccgaggccggTACTCtagagcaggatcgatttggagggcccatcatggtctggggcggtgtgtcacagcatcattgttgtcattgcaggcaatctcaacactgtgcgttacagggaagacatcctcctccctcatgtggtacccttcctgcaggctcatcctgacatgaccctctagcatgacaatgccaccagccatactgcttgttctgtgcatgatttcctgcaagacaggaatgtcagtgttgtgCCATGGCCCGCGAAGAgcacggatctcaatcccattgggcATGTTTGGGACCTGTTGaagtggagggtgagggctagggccattccccccagaaatgtttgatgtgccttggtggaagagtggggtaacatctcacagcaagaactagccaattctgatgcagtccatgaagaggagatgcactgcagtacttaatgcagctggtggccactccagatactgactgttacttttgactttgaatCCCCCTTGctaagggacacattattccatttctgttagtcacatgtctgtggaacttgttcagtttatgttgttgaatcttgttatgatcatacaaatatttacacgttaagtttgctgaaaataaacgcagttgacagggAAAGGACGTTTCTATTTTTGATGAGTTTATATTACcctactacattcctaaagaaaatttactttttactccatacattttccctgacacccaaaagtacttgtaaTATGTTGAATGCTTCGCGGGACAGGAACATTtttcaattcacacacttatcaagagaatataCCTGCTCATACCTACTGTccctgatctggcagactcattaaaaacaaatgctttgtatgtaaatgatgtctgagtgtttggtTTACTtaataaggaatgtgaaatgatttataaatgtaacttttgatacttatgtatatttaaaaccaaatacttttagacttttactcaagtgctATTTTACTGTGTGAATTTCCTCATCTactggagtcattttctattaaaaggTTTAAAAGGTCCTTTTTATTCAAGTATGAAAATGGggtattttttccaccactggagtAGACAGCATTGGCACCCACAAGTTGACTGGGAAAAATACTACCAACCTCAAGAGAAATCTGAAAGCGCACCATCCCAATATACCGTATATGTTCAGGTAAtaaaatatttataatgctagCTAGTTAGTTTGCTCCAACTTAACAGACCACTACTTGACAGAACTTGGATTGCAATTGAGCTACAGTATGTCAAGGGGCATGGCTCCAGACTGCAAACATTTAGTCACATTTTGACTTGGTTGCATCAGTTCCATTTGATCATCCTTATGGTCACATTAATCAAACGTTTCAAAACGTCCTATTTTTCGGCAGATAAAAGCATGATTTGGTCAAACAGTAAAGTGCATTATCCTCACAATTCCTTTAATGAAAGAGTCTACCCAGCTCCTGGGCCTGTTTCGCTGGGGCCTGTTTCAATAATGAgcgagcctctctctctccggaTGTGCGCACcgggagaggagaaaaaaaaaaaaggcttctGATTGTACATTTCAAGATGCAATTGTGGGAAATACAAAGCTTTGGATGCAACTACTGTTGTTCTCAACTTTCTTtggctttattttttattttatttgtcatcTCTTAATATTGAGCTCAATAGCAACTATTTTACAACCAAGATATTTGATATGGCTTTAAGATAGGAAGCATGCATCGGCCATTCCGATTGAATCATGCATTCCTACTTGGACATGTTAGATGAAACAACTTATTTATTGAATAGCCTACCATCTCAGTAGTCTATTACACAGTCTAAAGCACTGTGAATGATGTGATAACACCTTTTTGATATGGTGTGACGCCACGGGGGAAAATTGGTGCAaccaaatcatgggctggtgcTGCCAACTGAAAAAGTAATTGGCACCAGTGCCACCAGGAGAAAAATGCTAGTCTGGAGCCCTGTCAAGGGGGGATTTTCAATCTGCTGCTGAGTAATGTGTTCTTCTGCCAATTTGGCTGTTGGGAAGAGAATCATGCGATAGAGTGTAATGCAGAAAACTATGTTTGTGCACATGGAAGTCAGTGATTTATGTGACTACAATTAAAGGGCTTTTAGTTTACTAAAATGGCCCACTGTTTGTCATTTTGACAATAACTAGACTGAATCAATattcaaatgacaaaaatgtgACTAAGACTTAATGAAAAAAGACTagactaaataaaaataaattgtgcCAAGATtaacactggtgtgtgtgtcatcagtccACAGTCTAAAGGGCATATACTGGCTATGCAAAAAGGAGGAGTGGGAACTCAATGGACGGTACTAGAGAATGAGACTATAACTGTTCAGATATACAGACCAGAGTTGTACATCTTGAAAATGATATTTTCTTGATTGTCCTTGgtcagttgttgttgttgatgttaggCAAACCGTGACattatatcctccaaacaccgggtATTATCACTTCTATCTATAAAACGGGTTACCAACACATTcaaatgattgacatattttcataaaaaCAAGTACtttatgaatttattcatactatttcatccttccacaagatatagtccagaaacaaatctagggttgctacccaagccaatCAGTTTGGTTGCTAGAGACACGACCCaatcgttcagtctttttgttcctCATCTATGGACGTGTCCCAgtcgtttgttctaaatgttccattgccatactggctggcaatgttcttatcccttgcttgctagctagccaactacggctaacttaaaGTCGCGTCAAAAAGTGTAGCCAGAATAACAGTCAAGTAGCCACATTTGCATTTCTTTACGCTGTTTTCTAATgatatttatttggatacatccataacaatgagctaatgaggtgtGATTTCGTCTGGCATACAACATTTGTTCACTCGTCAGGACACGGTTGTTCCGAGGAGTTAGTCAACaagacagctaacacaatcacttcaaactgaagctggaaagtctgcaaactagctgcacttcgtttcattttaccttttttcaattgacatttctttgtatatatccataaaaatgatgccagctgattcatgatttcgactgactgactgggctgatgagacagtggattgcacaatcagtaaataggcattttatcGTCAGATTTAGCTGGTGGAATAGACACGGCTGGAATGcatttttaaccaatcagcaatccggattagacccacctgttgtataatgcGCAATAATATGCAGGTGTGTCCTTGGTGATATTGTGCTAGTGTCAAGGGTTAGCGTAGTGCAGTGCACAGCGACTATCAGCATTTCCACATCACTTGTGTGTACTCCTGGAAATTACAGGGAAATGGGTTTTCCTGACtacgtgacctgaccaggaaaaagaGAGTATCGACAATCAGGTAAAACCTGAATCACAGAGGAGCTGAAACAGATGTTGACAAGCTCATCTGGTGTCTTCTACACCCATCCCCAACCCCCCTCCCCCCGAACTGGGAGGGGCTACGTGAATTTCTCCAATAAGAAGCGCTCATTTTCATTGAAAAACGTTTCCGTTACAAAATGCTTTTCTACGGTGTTCACTAATGAATACAGTCAGCAGGTAATAACTCACCTGTGCAGGTCCATCTCCAGGTAGGGGAAGATGAGCTTCTCCTTAATGAGCTCCCAGATGACTCTGGTCATCTCATCCCCCTGCATCTCCACCACCGACCCTGCCTTAATCTTCTGAGACATCCTGGAActtgggagagagatagacaagGGAAGAGAGAGTCAGGGTCAATGGTAACAAGAAAGGGGCAACTGGCAAGCTTGAGACTAAACTGCCAAGCCTTTTGAGCGTTGGAAGTTATTTCAGGAGTGATACTGTTATGACCATTTTAGCCAGCTATATGTACATTTTAGTCTTTTTGCAGACACTAatccagagcgacatacaggAGAAATtacggttaagtgccttgctcaagggcacacctactgatttttcacctagtctgaTTGGGGATTCAAACTAGAAACCTTTTGTTTACTGCCCAAAAAcctgtaggctacctgccacttaccagtggcgtgtattcacgGATGCCAAGGAAAGCCAGCCCCCCCACTCCCCAAATATATACTAAATAAATATCTTAAGTTTCTCTGCGTTTCATAAATTTCCATCAATTTGCAAGAGGATGAATGTAACTCAcaaggagaaagcatccgagcgagcaaaacagcgcccctctgtctctctacatgtagGCCATATATCTGATGCTTTCTGGTCCAAacaagtatgacattgttgccgcccgtagcattgaaggcaagggaagccagcaagcatttggccattgatttttttttaaagtatacaACATTTGCCAATCAGCTTTGAGCAAGCTCAACTGTGAATTGTTCTGGCAcaccaaaaaaataaataagtaaacgGAAGCCGGATTTGATTTTGgcgtcactcctatcaaatcccattggttatgttgtcctccggtggccaGCTAAAATTTGAACTTTTCTAAGTTAAATAACAGGTAAAATAATATAAACTCTGGGTGACAAGTTTCAGTCTAACAAATACCTCGACCAA of the Oncorhynchus clarkii lewisi isolate Uvic-CL-2024 chromosome 3, UVic_Ocla_1.0, whole genome shotgun sequence genome contains:
- the LOC139400226 gene encoding isocitrate dehydrogenase [NADP] cytoplasmic-like, yielding MSQKIKAGSVVEMQGDEMTRVIWELIKEKLIFPYLEMDLHSYDLGMENRDATDDKVTVEAAEATRRYNVGIKCATITPDENRVEEFKLKQMWRSPNGTIRNILGGTVFREAIICKNIPRLVPGWVKPIIIGRHAHGDQYKATDFVVPGPGRLEMKFTPKSGEPMNFVVHDFEGSGGVALGMYNTDSSIRDFAHSSFQMGLVKGWPLYLSTKNTILKKYDGRFKDIFQEIYEKEYRSKFEQKGIWYEHRLIDDMVAQAMKSDGGFIWACKNYDGDVQSDSVAQGYGSLGMMTSVLICPDGRTVESEAAHGTVTRHYRQHQQGKETSTNPIASIFAWSRGLLHRAKLDDNAELRVFAEALEVVCIETIEAGFMTKDLAICVKGMANTKRSDYLNTFEFLDKLADNLKIKMSNQPKL